The Arachis ipaensis cultivar K30076 chromosome B10, Araip1.1, whole genome shotgun sequence DNA window cccacccaaaaaaaaaaagacctgAACAGTACAATACCACAGCCCGTTCTCCGTTACATGGGCCGCCCCAGTTACAGACATTGCGGGGGAGGGGTCAGTTTATGGTGTCTCCATCCCGTTGTTGCACTGACCCCTAAGACCTGTACTTTACCTCTCCAGCAAAATGTCGGCCAGCTGCCGTATGATTTCTCCTAGTTGATTCTTGAGGTCCCGTCTCTCTCTTTCGATCTGGGATACATGGTACTTGATCGACGCAACGGCCTATTGTAGGTCCTCAATCGATTGGCTGGCTACAAGTGATGTAACTTTGTTAGCAACACATTGACACTGACGCAAGTGACTAGACGTGGGGGTATCGCAAGAAGACAATTTTCGCTTACCAGATGCACCTGGTACCTCCGTGGAAATCGATGTCACCGTTGTATCATGACGTCCACCGTGAACGAATCGATTGAACTCTGACACCGGCGGGAGCTCGCTGCTCAACCCCGGAACAAGCGATGCAGTCACATGGAAGTAGTCGTTCCAGGCATTCACGACCTCTTGGTAACTTCGGTAACGAAGAAGCAGGTTCCGTGGAAACACATCCACCTGAGCCGATGCCGACTCCCAAGTGGGGTATATTTCGGGTATCCTCTCTCTAAACACGACGTACCACCCACCTTTTATTCGCATTGCCATCCGACTGTTAGAGGAGATCTGGTAGACCTTGTAGAGGGAGAGGGGGTTAGGCTTGATGGTGGAATACAGTTTATGAGTTTTTCTCTCACCTGGAGGCTAAGAAAtggaagagaaaataaataaagcaaCTAAAATGGTGCAACAGGAGTCGAGGTTTACTTGCACGCGGACCCTCTGTTCAGGAGTAAGGGTGCAGGGACTCTAGGTTCAGGAATAGGGGTGTACTTGCACCAGCAAAGATAAAAGTAATAACCGTATCAATCACCACTATTAATTTCAatgaatttattatatttttagaattaatTTTTATCAAGAATTAATTCCCAATATAAATTGTTATCGAGTgaactttttcattttaatatGGAGAAAGGGTTGGTGTATAGCAAGCTTATGGAGGGAATTGTTATATGTGTTCCCAGTTAAATAGGATATATGCTTTTTTAATTAGGTAAATTATACTATTGCGATAAGTACAAATTATACTATAATAATATATAACAGTTAACATTCCGTCCATGTATTAATACTTGGTTTTATCTGGACGCATCGGTAAATAAAGAAAACATCTAGGGAAACGTATGTGGTACTAAACTACAACCCCCAATGGCagtatattaaaaagaaaaatgccACAAGGTTATTTACAAATTCATCTATCCTCTTTATAATCTCCAATAATCCCTCCACGAAGTCCTTGCAAATGGCCGGAAGTTCCCAGAAGGACAGAAAGAAAGTGGACGTATCCATTCAGCACGAATGTCCACTGAATCTTCTTCCTCGCGAAATATGGTCGATGATTGCCACGATGGTTGCATCGAATTTGATTGAGGATCTGTTCAATATGCAGATGACGTGTAAGGTGTTCTTGGGTGCGGCGAGTTCAGACGCTGTATACAAGCATGCGACGATGTCGTATAAACCGTTAGTGCACTTTTTAGTTTACCTCGACCGCCCTGAAAGGAGATTCCTTGATCGCTGCGTGGAAGTAGGAAATGTGGATGCCATACTCCGGCAGGGGTTCATGGAGTATTTCCGGTTTGGCCGCTGTGACAAAGGGATGGAACTGTTTGCTAGGGCTTCAACGGAGGGTAGCGTCGAAGCATGTTACCTGTGTGCCACATTGCTACTGTGTGATcacgaagacgaagaagaagtgCAAACGGGTGTTCAAATGATGGAGGTTATCCGTATTTCTGGGCAGCTCGAGAGCTGCAGCAAGTTCTTTAGGGACATTTTCAACGATTTCATGGTGTTCTTCAAAATGTTTGCATCTGAATGAACATGACTATTTACCACTCTTGTAAATTCGCCCCCGACTGTACTGTTGTGGGTTTATCTTTATGTAATCCGTCAATACAGTGGCTAGCAAATGCCTGTTTGTTATGATCCTTCATTAACCCCTTGCTATGCGTACTGATGGTgtgttctattttaatatatgttttttGGTTAAAAAACTGTTAGTTTGATCAATTAATTTATCATAATTATGTGGATGACACAGACGATGCAATTAATGCTTATCTTGGCTAGAACTTAGTCCAAATAATGCTTTCTTCTTGAGTGGAATATGATCTAAACTCTGCACTATTGAAGTTACGTTTGAATGGACAGAAGACTATTTAATCAATCAACCTTTTACACCACTGTCCATTTTTTTCTGGGGCTAGGTACTAACTTAGACCGTGACAGTGAATTTATACAAAATTGGTAACTTGGATAGGCAATAGGGAGTCACCGAAAGGGGTCAGGTAAAAAATGGGAacgatattttttttatatgtgcaATGATAATTGACATATGGTGTATAAAATTTGTACAAACATTGAATAATGAACATGCATTTATGTTCCAATTGAACCGCGGGATTTTATTGTATCCATATAATATAACTGGTTGAGAGATTAAATACTTGTCCTTTAAAGAACAAAATTTGCTTTCATATTTTACGGAGTTTTTATTATGTAATTGCACTAATTGTTTTATTATAACCTGAGAGAGAAGTACTTTGAATTTTGTTTCAATCAATGGCTTCGTATTCTTTGTCATCCAAGCAACCTAATTTGCAAGATGTTTATTTCCTATAATTTCATATAATATTAggatattataaaaattatactATGTCTACATTCCTTTGTTTTATTATTTAGTGTAAGATGACGGTATGTGCCATTAAATTAGAAGGCTCCCGTAAACATTCGTGACAATCAAACTTGCTGCCTGTGGAGTAATACCAATATGCAAGGAAGGATAAATCGATAAATACGTCTTTGATAACGCACACGTAAATAATTGCCGAAATGGTCCGAAATCACGATTTGGAAATGGTATTTGGCTCCATCGTAACATAAATCCCTAATCGTGTGTCAACAGGTCATATgacttttgaaattaaaaagcAGACAGATGAAAGTAGATATAATTATATTAATCGAGTTTAAGTTCCACTACAGAAGATCAAATGGGAGACAGAACAAACAAAGGAAATAAAAGGATCATACAGGCTTCGACAAAAAACATGACATTAAGATATCAAGCATGTGCAGTAGGTCAAATAACTCCGGCCCCGTCTTCATTCTACCCGGTTGGACGACGACCCGGACGGAGCAAAAAATTTTGCTTTTTCTCCAAAACGTGGATCCTGCGTTGCAAGTCACACCACGGTAGAACCTCAAGCTATTCCCGTTCACGGCGCTTGGTGATTTCTGCCATCAATTCGTTTACTTTGACATCCAATTGGTGAAGGATCACGTCATTCTTTCACTGCGCTATTTTCAACTCCTTTTTCAGCCGTTGCCtttccttctcctcttcctccagTTTATCCTTCTTTACCTCGAAAACGAATTTGACGGCCAACATCTCCACCTTCGCCTGCCTCAGCTCTGCTTTGGTTGTTACAAGTCTAGCCTTCAAAATCTCCTCCCTCCTGACCAGTGCGGCCTCAACGAGGTCATAATCTGCAGACTAATGGCGTGGTCGGGGACGGATTTCTGCGACATTTTCTCGAGACTAATGACGTGGTCGGTAAGAGCATTGATCGAGAGTTTTGCGAGATCGTCGGGACTAATGGCGTGGTCGGTGACGAATTCCTGTGACATTTTCTCGGGAGAAGAGGACGACATATGGCAGACTACGACGACCCTTAAAGCAACAATTTTTGTTCCTACGACGACGGTTGTCCTCCGGTGGGTCGTTTTCAGGCGATAGACGTTGAATCTTCCTTCTGAAGTTACGCCGAGGGTGCAAAGTAGAAGCCGTGTGTGGAGATGAGTGTTGCGGTGTGGCAGACGGCAGAGAGAGCAGTGGAATGTCGTAGAAATAAGGAGAGGGAGAAAGATAGACAGAGAGTGGAGAGAAGGAGTTACGGCAGAGAAAAACTGAAGAAGGGTTAGTATTTAGTAGGGTTTCGGGTTGTCAATAANNNNNNNNNNNNNNNNNNNNNNNNNNNNNNNNNNNNNNNNNNNNNNNNNNNNNNNNNNNNNNNNNNNNNNNNNNNNNNNNNNNNNNNNNNNNNNNNNNNNNNNNNNNNNNNNNNNNNNNNNNNNNNNNNNNNNNNNNNNNNNNNNNNNNNNNNNNNNNNNNNNNNNNNNNNNNNNNNNNNNNNNNNNNNNNNNNNNNNNNNNNNNNNNNNNNNNNNNNNNNNNNNNNNNNNNNNNNNNNNNNNNNNNNNNNNNNNNNNNNNNNNNNNNNNNNNNNNNNNNNNNNNNNNNNNNNNNNNNNNNNNNNNNNNNNNNNNNNNNNNNNNNNNNNNNNNNNNNNNNNNNNNNNNNNNNNNNNNNNNNNNNNNNNNNNNNNNNNNNNNNNNNNNNNNNNNNNNNNNNNNNNNNNNNNNNNNNNNNNNNNNNNNNNNNNNNNNNNNNNNNNNNNNNNNNNNNNNNNNNNNNNNNNNNNNNNNNNNNNNNNNNNNNNNNNNNNNNNNNNNNNNNNNNNNNNNNNNNNNNNNNNNNNNNNNNNNNTAgggtttttttttatgaaaataaaagattaatttaAACTAGTtcgatgaaaaaaaaaagaagaaaagataacaTTTATTCAGTGAGTAATTAAAGTAAGCAACTAagttgacatgaatataacacaAAAATCGAACAGTCAACGTTAAATTATTGTGTTGTAAAACCAAAGTATTTGAATAGGATAGCACATTAGTATTAAAATAAAGGGGTAAGTATTGAGTTAAGCTtgtctagaaaaataaaaaaattgaaaacgagtATTTCGTTCGTTCCCTATTAATTATCTGATCTCTTCCAGAACAATCGATAAAGAGACATACGAGGCACTGAACCATTTTAACAACAAAAAAAAGGATATAATAAGAGCACAAAATGTATCATTGGTGGTCGTGTCTCGTCTTGATATTTTCCAAAACCCCTGGCCTAAGTTGCTTGCAAATGGCTGGAGGTTCCatgaagaacaaaaagaaaaggaaCGCAGCCAAGAAGATCAGAGAGAAAGGGACCGTATCCGTTGAGTACGAATGTCAGCTGAATCTTCTTCCTCGCGATATATGGGTTAGGATTGCCACGAAGGTTGCGTCGTATTCGATTAAGGATTTGTTCAACATGCAGGCGACTTGCAAGGTGTTTTGGGGTGCAGCGAGGTCCGATGCTGTTTACAAGGAGGCGTCGATGTTGGACTTGCCAATTGCGTCCTTTTTATACTACTATGGCCGTCCTGAAAACAGGTTCCTAGAATGCTGCGCGAAGGCAGGAAATCCGACTGCCCTACTCTGGGTGTGGATGACTGAATTCGTCTGGATTGGTCATTGCATCGGTGGAATGGATACTCTGACTATGGCTGCAACTGGGGGCGACTTGGAAGCCTATTACATGTGTGCGATGCTGCTACTGTCTCATGGCAAGGAAGATGAAGAGCACATCCGAAAGGGActtgaattttttgaaattgtATGTGATTCTGGGGCGCTCGAAAGGTGCAGAGAGGTCTTCAGGCAGGTATTCGCGGGTCGGTGGGTGGAGGTTAAGCCGTTGGATCTTGGAGAGCCCGAGGTTTGTTGGTCTACCAGTTGCTGTACCAGAGGCACCATGGGTGATGTGGAAGATTTATCccgctgataaaccccaattttgtggtttatcttgtgttgattttaggggattttatcatcttttctcacatttattcaatgaaatagcatgattttgtgaatttctcctaatttgtgcttaagagtaaaaacatactttttaggccttaaaattactaattttaattcactttaatttcattcgatgccttgatatgtttgttgggtgatttcaggattagaaggcaaagattgggttgaaggaatgaagagaaagcatgcaaaaatggagaattcatgaagaaatgaggatttgctgaactgaaggccacgcgcacgcgtcactccacgcgtacgtgtgagatGAAGATTTGccaatgacgcgtacacgtcaccacgcgtacgcgtgaccagaaaATCAGcaatcgacgtgcacgcgtcatccatgcgcacgcgtgatgttggtcacgtgactcacttaaaggcaaaatgctgggtgcgatttctgagctcatggaagcccaaatctaactcatttatgatgcttttgaacccaagaatGGCAAGGGATTGTGACCAGAAAATCAGcaatcgacgtgcacgcgtcatccatgcgcacgcgtgatgttggtcacgtgactcacttaaaggcaaaacgctgggggcgatttctaagctcaagaaggcccaaatccaactcatttctgatgctttcgAACCCAAGGATGGCAAAAGAATGGGGGGAGAAGTCATAGTATAGTTTTCATCATAttgtaggtagaattctagagagagaatctctcccttctctctagaatttagggtagtttaggtttaattttcttagatTCACTTTCAAttcttgctttgatttagttttcccttaTTAATTCCTTGATATTacacctttgttcttctagttcttattgttaatttccttttcatgtcatttttatgttgatgcactcttgttgatttgaatttctttttaatgcaattttatatttctatgtcTCTTGATGCTTACCTCacttgttattgttaatttcttgcttttgttagttatagtttcctttaattcttgcaattgatgatgtttacttttattgctctctaggtgtttgttaaaatgttttctctagttattgtgtagttttctttactcttggcctaggctaagagaattgggtgaccttgagtcattgggtctcattgaattggtgatttgagaaccctatgtggtcaatttgataaccattgactctatcctactactaagttaattagtggctagattaggacttatggattgatgttgatcaagcctatttgacgtacttaatgctttgaggtagacattatacttacttcaagcatagaggtagacttaatgcgttggtccctcataattgtcaatatatggtttgttgacaaggatggtgatcttaaattcctatgcttagccaagagttcttcctttcttttattaattcttgttatttacatttcttgttccttattacaaaaaccccaaaacattccttcatagccaataataaagcacttcattgtaattcctagggagaatgacccgggattaatactctcggttattttattggggttgaactagtgACACCCAAAAtcttttaaactttgatttgagcattatttgtcggttgggaactatacttgcaacgaacttATTTCCTCTAACTGAGAAGAAATTCTTAGCCGACGGTTTTGCTCtttcaagtttatggcgccgttgccgtggaattgcaatggtgttatgttattggctattgtgaatatgtgaatatgtttgtcttttacttgtttgttagcttttgttaggtttaggtctttgttgcttctttttgttaacttttgcttttatttgctactatgaattctcacccctttggctatgagtttggttcaaattatgttgtagaaaatgggaactacaatgacaacatgcgtcaaggatggaacaatcaaagatgggaggagcctcaagggattgatcaaccttcttggcaacaacaacttCCGGttccttataggtataattccaatcctaatgcatatcaatctaacaGATGTGGTGATCCTTATTGtagttgtcaacaaccaccatcatatgcctatgaaccacctcctcaacttAATTTTGAACCACTATCCCctatcaccaaacacctccatatgaccctaatccttatccaccatactaaccaccttatgagctatatgaaccatacatggaaccataacaattccaacacaattactcctaagaaccacctccatatacaccatctccatacccttaccaagatgaaccaccttccaattatgaaccctttcccccaaacaatgaaccctctcttacaCCACATCCAATGGATGAGTCTCTCCATGCCTTCAAGCTAGCACAACaaagagatattagctcttaCCTCCAAAGACAAGAAGAGACACAAAAGGAGTTCAAGAAGATAGAAGCCGTGCTTGCCACCGTAGCGGAAGCCGTTCGCAacatggtctcctcccgcctaagcctatgcgatcaaggcacttccattgttgaatgtggagaagcaatcaaggagcatagtgagggagtgaatttggagcttcaatgtgaaaaagaggagttgaagcaagaattgtcaaAAGGGGAGGAAGTTGAGATAATTGAgtcggaagaagtggttgaagacctaggagatgttggaagtccatgggaatgtagaattagagagccttcttccaagaagcttgacattgatgttgaggagggtgtgcaacctccaaggcatatcatggttgaaaactttgaagaggttgaccaagagatggattcaatcattgatgaattcctatctacaattgaatacTCTCCTATTGGACTTGACATAGAGATCAAGGAAGAAGATACACAACCTCCCATatccttggtaagcaatgaagaagatattgaattggaaggaagctaccaagaggaagatgttgaaattgaagaagcttgtgaagaggtggagataatcaaagaagagcataagggagtggagcttgcaagaccattggagacaccccttcctaagtcaccatcctacacaacattcaagtgggtaaaatccttatccctaatctttactttctcacttgaatatggtttggttgaaaatgatggtcaacttagagctctttgtggagttaagagtaggagagaattTTGTAGTGATTGGAAAAATAATGTTAGGCTCATCAAGGTTGGATGCTCAAGGTTTAGGAGCAATGGTTTGTGTAGAGCTAGATTGCTTGGgcctaggagaatgtttgggtgCTCAATTGTGAATTCAGATCacctaccacccggatggaataatgatgatcaacttgaagatggatATAGAAACAAGATTTGAGATCCGAGCATatatgaaaatcaattttgggagcccttagcttgtgtgaaACTTCATCGAAGCTTGGTGCCATCAATTTTAAGATTTGGAGCTTACTTGAAATCCAAGCATTagtggaagttcaaggatgagtacaa harbors:
- the LOC107620213 gene encoding uncharacterized protein LOC107620213 produces the protein MAGGSMKNKKKRNAAKKIREKGTVSVEYECQLNLLPRDIWVRIATKVASYSIKDLFNMQATCKVFWGAARSDAVYKEASMLDLPIASFLYYYGRPENRFLECCAKAGNPTALLWVWMTEFVWIGHCIGGMDTLTMAATGGDLEAYYMCAMLLLSHGKEDEEHIRKGLEFFEIVCDSGALERCREVFRQVFAGRWVEVKPLDLGEPEVCWSTSCCTRGTMGDVEDLSR
- the LOC107620212 gene encoding putative F-box protein At1g67623, whose product is MAGSSQKDRKKVDVSIQHECPLNLLPREIWSMIATMVASNLIEDLFNMQMTCKVFLGAASSDAVYKHATMSYKPLVHFLVYLDRPERRFLDRCVEVGNVDAILRQGFMEYFRFGRCDKGMELFARASTEGSVEACYLCATLLLCDHEDEEEVQTGVQMMEVIRISGQLESCSKFFRDIFNDFMVFFKMFASE